One region of Nycticebus coucang isolate mNycCou1 chromosome 10, mNycCou1.pri, whole genome shotgun sequence genomic DNA includes:
- the ZNF233 gene encoding LOW QUALITY PROTEIN: zinc finger protein 233 (The sequence of the model RefSeq protein was modified relative to this genomic sequence to represent the inferred CDS: inserted 1 base in 1 codon) has protein sequence MTKFQETVTFKDVAVVFTKEELGLLDPAQRKLYQDVMLENFRNLLSVGYQPFKLDMLLQLGSEEKLWMMEAETQGDGCSEHRNQNEIESLQEVGLRYLLHEDLMCWQILEQFTSKLTRNEDSIINLQGKRSRWLKQSDPFWRESAGENIQVPEDENCTIKLRGKSSNSIKNQEIPISTTWDFWRKMYLRESQNYQNRCQQIDVKDKFYKCDRCVISRRISHHRDDRGVCKREKAFSTNNCGKDFMKKSSQCSVIQSGKQTSDKNGKGFNVGCHLELHQQLLLGEEPLVCIEHGKGIGSVLPKHQNVYTGEKCCRNDEFVEGFSQSLHLHPPQRFSTGEKTHRCEVYAQNFSLPTHELIHPGEKLYTSGKHEKSFHHNFDLNIQCVHNTAERTCKTDVYDKVCFSQTSQLQAPQRAHPRDKTYKWEAHDRMVNQNSGLRQTVHTGGKPYKCTVCEKGFSKASNLQTHQRIHTGEKPYKCDVCDKNFSRNSHLQAHQRVHTGEKPYKCDTCGKDFCQIAHLQAHQRVHTGEKPYKCETCGKSFSQSSHLQDHQRVHTGEKPYKCDKCGRGFSWSSHLQAHQRVHTGEKPYKCEECGKGFIWNSYLHVHQRIHTGEKPYKCDMCGKSFSQTSHLQAHRRVHTGEKPYKCACGKGFSKSSXSSGSSESP, from the exons TACAGTTAGGAAGCGAAGAGAAGCTTTggatgatggaggcagagaccCAAGGAGATGGGTGTTCAG AACACCGGAATCAAAATGAAATAGAGTCTCTTCAAGAAGTAGGATTAAGATACCTTTTACATGAAGATCTTATGTGCTGGCAAATATTGGAACAATTTACAAGTAAATTAACCAGAAATGAAGACTCCATAATAAATCTTCAAGGCAAGAGATCCAGGTGGCTAAAACAAAGTGATCCATTCTGGAGGGAATCAGCAGGAGAAAATATTCAGGTCCCTGAAGATGAGAACTGTACAATAAAACTTAGAGGGAAGAGTTCCAATAGTATCAAAAATCAAGAGATTCCAATTAGTACTACCTGGGATTTCTGGAGGAAAATGTATCTGAGAGAGTCCCAGAATTATCAGAATAGGTGTCAGCAAATTGATGTGAAAGATAAATTCTACAAATGCGATCGCTGTGTAATTAGCAGAAGGATTTCTCACCACCGTGATGATAGGGGAGTATGCAAAAGAGAGAAAGCTTTTAGCACCAATAATTgtgggaaagatttcatgaagaaatcATCCCAGTGTAGTGTAATCCAGTCAGGAAAGCAAACCTCTGATAAGAATGGAAAAGGCTTCAATGTTGGGTGTCATCTTGAACTTCACCAGCAATTGCTGTTAGGCGAGGAGCCCCTTGTATGTATTGAGCATGGGAAGGGCATAGGTTCAGTGCTTCCCAAGCATCAGAACGTTTACACGGGAGAAAAGTGCTGTAGGAATGATGAGTTTGTTGAAGGCTTCAGTCAGAGCTTGCATCTGCACCCTCCTCAGAGATTCAGCACAGGAGAAAAAACCCACAGATGTGAGGTATATGCTCAGAACTTCtctcttcccacccatgagcttATTCACCCAGGAGAGAAGCTGTATACATCTGGCAAGCATGAGAAGAGTTTCCATCATAACTTTGATCTTAACATTCAGTGTGTACACAATACTGCAGAGAGAACCTGTAAAACTGATGTGTATGATAAAGTCTGCTTCAGTCAGACATCACAACTTCAAGCCCCTCAGAGAGCCCACCCTAGAGATAAAACATACAAATGGGAGGCACATGACAGGATGGTTAATCAGAATTCTGGTCTGCGTCAGACAGTTCACACTGGAGGGAAACCATATAAATGCACGGTATGTGAGAAGGGCTTCAGTAAGGCCTCAAATCTTCAAAcccatcagagaattcacactggagagaaaccctacaaatgtgatgTGTGTGATAAGAACTTCAGCCGTAATTCCCACCTTCAAGCCCATCAGAGAGTCCATAcaggagaaaaaccctacaaatgtgacaCATGTGGTAAGGACTTCTGTCAGATCGCTCATCTTCAGGCCCATCAGAGAGttcacacaggagagaagccATACAAATGTGAGACCTGTGGGAAGAGCTTTAGTCAGAGTTCGCATCTTCAAGACCATCAGCGAgtccacactggagagaaaccctacaaatgtgataAATGTGGGAGGGGCTTCAGTTGGAGTTCACATCTTCAGGCTCACCAGAGAgtccacacaggagagaaaccatacaaatgtgaagaatgtgggaaaggcTTCATCTGGAACTCCTACCTTCATGTTCATCAGAGGATCCACACAGGAGAGAAGCCCTATAAATGTGACATGTGTGGTAAGAGCTTCAGCCAGACGTCCCATCTTCAGGCCCATCGGAGAgtccatactggagagaaaccatacaaatgtgcgTGTGGTAAGGGTTTTAGTAAGAGTT TGTCTTCAGGTTCATCAGAGAGTCCATAA